The region AAGCGCGTATCATGGCAGCAGTGCACCTATCATCAGGCTTATGCCCAAGTTGTACCATGTGGTCAAAATTGGAGCTTACCTTATCTAGGTCACCTGAAACTGCAGCTGCTTCAATGAGCAGGGTGCATGTCTCCATAGTCTGCTGGTGTCCTGCAAACTGCAGAGATGTTGAAGTACGTGAGGCACGATCAAAGTCACCACGTTGGGAATAGTATCGGAGCAATGACATGTATATTTCCTTCGTGGGCTTGATATCTCGTGTGTCCATCTGCCTCATCAGTGTCTCGCCCTTTGTAGGCTCACCGGCATTTATATAGGCCATGATCATTGAGTTGTAGACTTTAGTGTCTGGTTGGAAACCCAGGTCATTCAAGACTTTAAATGCTTCTTCTGCACGTTCCAGATTACCTATCTTGCTGTACATGTGGACCAACACACTGGCTATTGAAGCATCTTGCTGTATACCATTTTCATTCATCTTCTTAAGCATCCTCTCAGTATCATCGATGCGGTTCTCTTTAGCATACATATCAATAAGCCTAGAGTAGTCAGATATATTTGTTTGGAAAGAATCTTCAGTCAATACCATTTCTGCCACCTACAAAAGCACAGTGTTTGACAAAAAATTACACCCAAAATTCAAACAGGCCGTATTTCATCTCATTTTGGATCACATCAATTCACTTCCTAAAAAAATGTATACATTACATGAAGAATTTTACAATTTCCATATGCAGCATATGGAAATGTTTTCTTAGAATCATTTGTGCTCTCAAATGATAAAGATTGAAAACAAATTAATGGTTTATTATTGGTGTAGAGAAATGAAAGAGAAGATACAAAATGTTAACATTGAAGATGATAACATTGCGCACAAGCCTACCCAAAAGAAGCACTCGCATCTCACTAGATAATTCTCTAATCACAAATTTGAATTATTCAAAACTATCTTTTCTCTATCAAGTGAAGACTATTTAAAGACTTTTAAAGAATAACCAAAATAACAACTCTTAACCTCCTAATAAACTTATCAACTTACTACTAGTACTAACTAACTCTTAAGTTATCAACTTCTCTCTTGATTTTCATTCCAACCCTGTGTTGATTTCTAGTATGGCCGTATCTTTATTTCTTGAATTACTTTCAAGTTACTATGGCTAAAATAATATGCTAACAATAACATTTCCTAATAACATTATTCTGCTAAAATATCATAACAAATTCACATAGATAAGTAATCTAGGAAAATGACATTGATTTCAAAAACTAAACTAGGCAATGCAATTGCAGATATACCAATCCAACGATACAAAAATCAAACCACTGGCATTGACATACCTTGAAGTAAAAAGGAGAATTCTGGTTTTTCAATCTGTCAAGCAAATTGATCCAATCCACCCTAGCAGGCTGTAGAAGCTCTACCCACTCAGCCATCAGGGTTAACAAATTATCATCCCCATCCTCCTTCAACGACAAAATTTTCTCAGTAACTTGTTTGCATTTCCCAGTTATCGGTTTTGCCTCCTTCGGCCAAAGAACTTCTCCCGCCTCATGAATCCTATCCGCCACTCGTTCCCATTTAGGATCAGATAGATCAAGCCCATATATCTTAAACCTCATTTTCCCTTTCCTCTTAGGAAGCCCAACAACCTTATTCCCAACCTTACTCTCCTCAACATTACCACCAACAAGAACATCACCATCAACATTCGTTTCTGTTTCCGTATCATTTTCTACTTCTTCTTCAATAACCTGTCCCTCTTTTCTCAATTTCTCCAACTCCTCATTAAATTCATGTTCCTCCATTTTCTCACGCGCCCATTTAAACCTAAGCTCTCTAAGCAAATTTCCCCGAATACCAACCTCACCGGCGAACCTACACATCTCTTTCACTTCATCACACTGCAAAAACCCTTTCATTTTCTCCTTCTTCCTCTCTTTATTCATATCAACCAACACCTTATTACTAACCTCCCACACAGTCCTCCAAAGATCCTCACTGAAATCCACCGAATCAAAAGGCGAAAACGATGCCGTTGCACCACCATCCTTGTCCATTTCCGAAGCAACTCTTTCGACAATCACGAGTAGCATCGCATCAACAGTGCTTTTGTCGCTATCGGGATAAGATTCCTTCACCTTCTTCCGCATTATCCAAGCGAATCGTGAAAGAAACTCGTTGGTGGTTTCGTCGTCATCGTCGTTTTGATGAACGACGTCGTTGTTAAAGTGAGTTCTGAGTGATGGATCGATTAACGAGTTGCCGAGTTCGGGGGAATGGGAATGAAGGTTGCGATAACCGGTGAATGATGAAACGGGTAGCCGTTTGAAGATGATTGTGGGAAATGGGGAATTTGAAATTGATTTGAGTTTGTTGATTGCGTTTCTTGAAGAATGAAGAGAAAGTAAAGTTCTCCAACTCATTGTATCTGAATTTGAAATTGGTGGAAGTAAAGCATTAACTGGTTAGGGTTTTGGGTTTATGCTACGGTTCCGTCACTCACTGTTACGAAAAACGAACAAACGGAGAAGAAGAAGCACGAAACGAAATGAAATGAAATTATGGGCCTGTGTGTTATCTTTTGTGGGCCTATTCAGTTCTAAGATAAGCCCAATGTTATATGGAAAGTGGTAGGGGTGTGGTTAATAAACTGTGGAGAAGGAAGATTCCTCAACCAGCAGAAAGAAGCGGAACAACTTAATAGAGATTTTTTCAATGGCATTTGTCCACCAAAGTTAGACAACATGTCATGTTGTGATGTTGTGATGGCACGCCACCATTGGGAATGcttgattaagaaaagagtgATGAAATTTAAAGATGTAAGATGTAATTAGGAAAGGAGAGATTTGGAATTAATGTAATGATCCAAACGGAATACAACAATTGGCAAGTTTTTATATAGAGAGAAAAGTAATTACTTGTAATATAATCAAACTAACTGTCGGTAAATTTAAATTATATTATCAATACATCTTCTAATTTTGATCAATTAGTCTTCTCGTTTTTATTAATCCTATAAAAACTTCAAACTTGTTTATTTAATGATTTGGTTAGAATATCCGCAAGTTGTAATTTAGTCTTGCAGTATTCAATCTTCAATTTAACCTTACTAACTTGGTCTCTTAGGAAACGATACTTCATCTATATATGTTTTCCCCTTACATGACTCATTGGATGATTAGCTCAATCAATTGTTGATTTGTTGTCAAATAACAGTTTGATCTTCACAACTTCACTAAACTCTAACTCTTCCAACAATATTTCCATCCATAATGTTTGGGATGTTGCATAAGCGGTTACAATATACTATGCCTCACAAGATGATAGAGTCATCATTTCTTATTTCTTTGTGCTCCTTGAAATTAGAGTTGCTTCAATCATGAAAAAGTTACATGTTGTACTTTTATTATCATCTTGATCTCCTCCCTAATCTGAGTTAGAGTAGCCATAAGCATTAGCGTCGCTTCTAGTGTTTTTTTTATATGGCATGAGTATAACCTAATTTGTAGTGCCTTTAA is a window of Lathyrus oleraceus cultivar Zhongwan6 chromosome 6, CAAS_Psat_ZW6_1.0, whole genome shotgun sequence DNA encoding:
- the LOC127096665 gene encoding pentatricopeptide repeat-containing protein At5g04810, chloroplastic; amino-acid sequence: MSWRTLLSLHSSRNAINKLKSISNSPFPTIIFKRLPVSSFTGYRNLHSHSPELGNSLIDPSLRTHFNNDVVHQNDDDDETTNEFLSRFAWIMRKKVKESYPDSDKSTVDAMLLVIVERVASEMDKDGGATASFSPFDSVDFSEDLWRTVWEVSNKVLVDMNKERKKEKMKGFLQCDEVKEMCRFAGEVGIRGNLLRELRFKWAREKMEEHEFNEELEKLRKEGQVIEEEVENDTETETNVDGDVLVGGNVEESKVGNKVVGLPKRKGKMRFKIYGLDLSDPKWERVADRIHEAGEVLWPKEAKPITGKCKQVTEKILSLKEDGDDNLLTLMAEWVELLQPARVDWINLLDRLKNQNSPFYFKVAEMVLTEDSFQTNISDYSRLIDMYAKENRIDDTERMLKKMNENGIQQDASIASVLVHMYSKIGNLERAEEAFKVLNDLGFQPDTKVYNSMIMAYINAGEPTKGETLMRQMDTRDIKPTKEIYMSLLRYYSQRGDFDRASRTSTSLQFAGHQQTMETCTLLIEAAAVSGDLDKVSSNFDHMVQLGHKPDDRCTAAMIRAYKKTNLLDKALDLLLTLEKDGFEPGVATYSVLIDWLAKMQLVDEAEQILNKIALLGEAPPFKVQVSLCDMYARTKMEKKALQTLGVLIARKNELKEHEFERVISGLIGGGFLRDAQRMHGIMEAQGFKASGQLLSALTSGHLPLSMRS